Below is a genomic region from Sorghum bicolor cultivar BTx623 chromosome 9, Sorghum_bicolor_NCBIv3, whole genome shotgun sequence.
ggacaaactgtacaataagtttttatttttgtctatatttaatacttcatacatatgctgtaagattcgatattacagaaaatcttaaaagatttttggtttttgggcgaactaaacaagtcccaaGCAAGATTCCCTCAAACATCACAGGTCACAGCCAATTGGACACGGATTGACACTGAACGCAAAGGACAGCAGGTGAGCGAGCATCGCCCCCGTGCCGTACAGACTACAGAGGTACTAGTACTGTAGTACCAAAGCTTTTTCGCATCGCAAAAAAGGTAACGGACTTGATGTGTCGGGTCGGGGAACTAGGCACTCGCTTTCCATTTCAAAGTGTCATTAATCAACTAAAATAATAATGTAATTAAACCAGAGTTTAAAGTACTACTGCTCCGTACTACTACAATACCTGCAATGCGTCGCCGACGTTGACGAAGAAGGATTGGGTGTCGGAGGGGACGGAGACCCAGGAGCCATCCCGGAGCGAGATCTCCAGCCCGGCCGTGTCGTTGGACCGGAGCACGGAGATGATCTGCGGGTCGGTGTGCTCGCCGAACCCCGTCAGCCGCGGCCGCCTCACCTCCGCcggctcgccggcggcggcggcggtctcgggcCGCGGCGGGTAGTGGTTCACCCTCAGCATGGAGTCGCTGTCCCGGTCCAGCACCAGCCTGCTGAACACGGCCGTGTCGTCGTCCAGGCCCAGGCCTTGCGCCATCAGCTCCAGCACCGTGCACGTCATGCGTCGCACCGCCGCGATGTACTCGTCCAGAACATCACTGCACGTATACGAACGAAACGTTGTTAGGACGCAGGCAGAACACAAAAGCGAGACAGCATGAGTTTCACATTTGCTTGCCACGTTGAGCAGGTGGTACGGTACTGGTCTTGTTTTGTTCTgaattctttttttgttttcgctactataacattttcatttttatttagtaaatattgtttaattatagattaaaaTTACACTCAAATGATTCATCTCAAAATTTAtatataaactgtgtaattagtttttatttttatctatatttaatgtttcatgtatatacctaaaatttgatgtgacaaaaaattttgaaaagtttttaatttttagggtgaactaaacaaaagcTGGAATGGATGCAGAGACGATTGGACATGAGATGAAGAAGTCGGCAGAAAAGGCTCTCGATCATCAAATTCATGCCAGCTCGGAGTAGGGCACACGGTTGGGTAGGGGCTGCACACGTGCACCCGGACTCCTATCGACGCGCAAACCACACGTGACGCAAATTCTACCACtcctgctagctagctagaccttgtttagttcctaaaaaattttacaaaatttttcagatttctcgtcacatcgaatctttaaacgcatacatggagtattaacatagacgaaaataaaaactaattacacagtttggacggaattgacgagacgaatcttttgagcctagttactccatgattggacaatatttgtctaatacaaacgaaagtgctacagtgtcgatttcccaaaattttttggaactaaacaaagccctacTCGCCCACTTCCGACACGAAATGCATCTGGTCGGCCAGCTAGCTACCTCAAAGTTATTGTTAGGAGTATATTATTTCGACTTTACAAAAAAGCCATGCATAATAATACGAGAACAACAAAAGAAGATTCAATTCACAatgcaagagagagagagagaggagaaaatGGATAGGAACAGTGACTAAGCAAAGCAGGGGGATGATGAGCATGGAGGGAGGCAGCCGGCCCAGCTGACACGTACGCCTGCGGCCGATCTGCCGGCCGTGAGCAGGAGATGAGTCATGTGATGGCCGCCGAGGTGCATGCATCGGACACCAGATAGTTGTATTGTACTACTGTCCGTTCTATGTTTATGCAGACAAACTCTGTCTACGGCCATTTCCCTTCGTTTCAAAGCATATCGTTAGGtttaggttttgtttagatttaaaaagtttttagattttgataatgtaataattttatttttatttgataaatattttttaatcatagaaaggtttaaaaaattgtctcataatttacagataaactgtataatttttgcttttatctatatttaatgcttcatgcatgtattgCAACATTTaatatgacggaaaatctttaaaagtttttggttttttgatgCAAGGCGTTActctcgggccttgtttagttccaaaatattttgtaaaatgtgaatagtaccaattccgtttgtatttgacaaatattgtccaatcatagactaactaggctcaaaagattcgtctcgtcaattccgaccaaactgtgtaattagtttttattttcgtctatatttaatagatacttcatgcatacgtataaaattccgaccaaactgtgtaattagtttttattttcgtctatatttaatagatacttcatgcatacgtctaaaaattcaatgtgacggggaatctgaaaaattttgcaaattttttttttaactaaacaaggcctcggatAGACGGATGGATTCGAGTTTCTCACGATGGGACACTAGATTGCACCATCTAAGGGTTTCTCGCCACATCACCTGTTTTTATTTTTGGGTGTTGCTGGCCCATGGAGAAGGGAAAATTATAAAAGCCACCATACATGTAACTACAGTTTAAGTTCCTCTATATACTTAGCTCTGCTACAAATACCACCCCACAATGCACCCACTCGGCCGATTTGGTTTGTACTTCGAGTGCTACAATTAACCTAAGCTGTCATCGGGGAAAGATGTACGGATCATACTCCtataacaaaatatataataactctaaggccttgtttacttctcaaaaaattttgcaaaacttttcagattcctcgtcacatcgaatctttagacgcatgcatagagtattaaatatagatgaaaataaaaactaattgcacagcttggtcgaaattgacgagacgaatcttttgagcctatttagtctataattggataatttttgtcaaatacaaacgaaagtgctacagtgttgattttgtaaaattttttggaactaaacaaggcctaatagagACGAGTCCAAATTGCTGAAGCTTGAAGATGGTTAAACCAGCTAAGCGTGTAGTGTTCGCCGCATGTTGTTTGTGTGTCACCTCTCCCAATCCATGTCTCTGCTTTTATGGCACGCTTCGTGAAATCGATGGTcggatttttctttttctttttgagaaATGTGGCGTCCTACATCACATTTCCCGTTTGAACTACTGAATTGGTAGTATTTTCTGAACAATCATACGTATTTACCGAATGTTGTATCCACAATGTGATACAAGTTTTACACTTTGCTTGCTTTGCTATTTGCCGTTACGGCATTTTCTATTGATAGAGGTCATCATATATTTGCCTAAAGAAATAGACAATGAGCATAATTGCACTCATTCATAAAGGAATAGTGCCCACGTATAACAAAGCATGTGTAAATTTATGCGATTATAGCAACCGCTGATCTAGTAAGTCTGTACGGACGGCTGGACCCACAAGCAGAGACTGCGCTCTTGCTCTTGTTGGCGCCAAGCAATGCGCCATGGCCATGACACTGCAGAATTTGATTTTACTACCAACTAAAGAGTGATGAAAACTCACCGGAAACAACAGGATGGCGCGGCGCCCTCGGACGCAGACGACACTGGCGCGGCGGACAACGCCGAGGGtgcagcggcggcgccggcgggggTGACGCCAAGCAGGAGGTACTCAACCCAGCCGAGATCGCCGTTGCCGCCAATCCGCTTGCTGGCGTACCCAAACGGCGGGCTCCCGCCAACAGCGGCGGCCGCGGCCTTGTCCTTGTCCCGCTGCGGGAGCGCgaagaaggcggcggcggcggcctcgagGCGCGCCAGGAGCGGCGCCGGCACGCCGTGGCCCGTCACCTTGAAGAACCCGTGGTCCTCGCACGCCTTGGCCACCGCGCGCGCGGCCGCCGACCGGGCGGCgacggacgccgccgccgcggacaGGTCGACCTCCGGCACGAAGgccagcggcggcgccgcgcGTTGCACGGCCGGGAGCGTGATCTGCTCCAGCTCGCCCTTGGTGAGGACCACCATGGTTATGGTTATGGTTACAGACTGGCGCTGCAGCTGCACTGGGAATGTACGTACGTCGAAACAGAGGAGGgaagcagagagagagagagagagagcgaggggggggggggggggggggggggaatggTTTTGGTCGAGCTCGATCGAGAGAAAATCTTGGATGGGGCGGAATGGAGGAGGTGGCCTCTGTTTATATAGGCATGGATAAGAGAGCACAGCGGTCAGAGGTGTATCATACTGTTTCAGATTTCCGACAGTCGCCTGCTTCTGATCTGCGGTACTGTATAGGATACAATGCACTGTTCAGCCACGCAGTTGTATGAATGAATATCTTGCATGCCTAATCTACCTTGTGATTTGTCGATCGAGTGGTGGAATTCTGGGAATTTTTACAGAAGAAGGATTGGTCACCATCAGCCAGACCAAACAACTAGTAGATGGATATGGAGAAGTTTTTGTCGATCGAAATACAAGGTCTTTTGCTGGCTCTTACTCAAAGACAGACTTAGCATAAGAAATATTCTGAGAAGACAACATATGATCTTGGAATCTTATAACTATGAATTTTATGGACAGGGAGTGGAAGAGTCAGTTGATCATCTTTTTCTTCACTGCCCTTTTTGCACCATAATGTTGGGGAATGATAAACTTGATAGTCTCTGATAATATTGGGATCATAGAGAATTGTGTTGCTTTTAACATCCGGTTAAATTCTCAATTCTTTATAGTAGCCTTTATTCTAATGGCTTGGACAATTTGAAAAGCAAGAAATGATATAATCTTCAATAACAATAAGATGAATCTACATAATTGCAGGGTTTTCTTTTTCAAAGAAGTAAAACTAGTTGAACTACGTGTAAAATCAAGTCTGTCACTCCTCTTCGATCAACGGGTGCACTACTTAGAAATAATCTAGTCATCTCCtttagttttattttctttgtttctttctttgttttctGATCCCCTTCCCATGTTTGCTGGTGCTAGCTTGTTGTTCTAGCCCTACTTCTTTGTATCTTGTAGTTCTGTTTCCGTTTTGTTACTCTTACCTTTTTCATGAATAAATCTCtagtttcataaaaaaaaatctgGGAATTTGCCTTTTCACTGTtggactttttcagctgtggaGCTGTTGTCCGGACCAGTGCCGATGAGAGTGAGAGCAAGAGGTTCACAGTGGAGATGGAGCTGGAGTTTTAAAGTTAATCCATTGCAATCAGCTAGCAGGTATTAAGGCAATCGAATTGCGGGAAGTTCTCTAAGGGGTAAGGATCCATCTGGTGAGGTAAAGGATGGATACAAAGCGGAGATATTTGCTGGCTGAGTGATGAGTCACGAGTGATGAGCAGATAAAATTGAGGGTTGGAGCTTCAAATCAACTGTAGCAGCGACCGAACGAGCCCCAAACCGAAGCAAAGCGAAACCCATCTCTATACGTATTTTTCTAGTCAACAAATTTGACCGATAAGTCATGACAAAAAATATTATTCGTTAATTTGTTATAATAGAAAAAATATTgtgaaatactccctccatctcaaaaactATGTAAATCTTAGTTCCCGAGGAGTCAAAGATTTTTAATTTTgactaaatacaaataaaaacatATTGATGTTTATGACGTATAATGAGTATAGTTAGATTAGTTATTAAATATAGTTTTATAATAAACCTGATTAGAGATTCAAATGTAAAAAACATGATTTATAAActtagttaaacttaaaaatTCTTTGACTCAATTAAGATTTATATACTTTTTTGAGATAGATTAGGCTAATAAACTCAAGCCAATAGACCAGGGCAGACACAAATAGAAACGCGAGACTCGCTGGCTGGCGGTTGGAGCTCaggctcggctcggctcggctcaGCAGGGTCCCCCATGGCCCAAAGTCGCGCGCAAGATCCGAACGCCGCGTAACGAAACCGAGCCGGCGCGACGGACGCCCACGCGGCCTCTCGCCGCGTGTGCGTGTCCCCAGCCAGGCCACCGGGGGAATCGGCTGGCGTGCGCGCGTGGGCACTGGGCAGTCAGTCAGGCGGGTCGGCCGTCGGCGTTGGCGGCGTGGTCCATA
It encodes:
- the LOC110430054 gene encoding gibberellin 2-beta-dioxygenase 1-like; amino-acid sequence: MVVLTKGELEQITLPAVQRAAPPLAFVPEVDLSAAAASVAARSAAARAVAKACEDHGFFKVTGHGVPAPLLARLEAAAAAFFALPQRDKDKAAAAAVGGSPPFGYASKRIGGNGDLGWVEYLLLGVTPAGAAAAPSALSAAPVSSASEGAAPSCCFRDVLDEYIAAVRRMTCTVLELMAQGLGLDDDTAVFSRLVLDRDSDSMLRVNHYPPRPETAAAAGEPAEVRRPRLTGFGEHTDPQIISVLRSNDTAGLEISLRDGSWVSVPSDTQSFFVNVGDALQVLTNGRFRSVRHRVMVSSGRPRVSVIFFGGPPPRERLAPLPGLVDREGGRRRYREFTWREYKTSAYRTKLADNRLCYFETTTAAAAATS